From a single Miscanthus floridulus cultivar M001 chromosome 8, ASM1932011v1, whole genome shotgun sequence genomic region:
- the LOC136474574 gene encoding brassinosteroid-responsive RING protein 1-like produces MGFPVGYSEMLLPRVLLQVLLLLGHLHRFLLWAFHAVGLGDLIDLGCNFNDPPPPSASTTAAQEHQHQGRDDAAAPLQHRRPEFRPVPALLIDEALPVVRFDELAGTACGDGDCAVCLSGIGGADEVRRLSNCRHAFHRACLDRWMAHDQRTCPLCRAPLIPGAAADPWAVAPWPDAGDYDMSYPSSLPSTPLLALPTPTLLRPHELLLTGLGGFQ; encoded by the coding sequence ATGGGCTTCCCCGTGGGGTACTCGGAGATGCTGCTCCCGCGCGTGCTGCTGCAggtgctcctcctcctcggccaccTCCACCGCTTCCTCCTCTGGGCCTTCCACGCCGTGGGGCTCGGCGACCTGATCGACCTCGGCTGCAACTTCAACGACCCCCCGCCGCCCTCCGCCTCCACAACGGCGGCGCAGGAGCACCAGCACCAGGGGCGCGACGACGCGGCCGCGCCGCTGCAGCACCGTCGGCCGGAGTTCAGGCCCGTCCCGGCGTTGCTCATCGACGAGGCGCTCCCCGTGGTGCGGTTCGACGAGCTGGCCGGGACCGCGTGCGGGGACGGCGACTGCGCGGTGTGCCTCAGCGGCATCGGCGGCGCCGACGAGGTGCGGCGGCTCAGCAACTGCCGCCACGCCTTCCACCGCGCCTGCCTCGACCGCTGGATGGCGCACGACCAGCGCACCTGCCCGCTCTGCCGCGCGCCGCTCATCCCCGGCGCCGCCGCGGATCCCTGGGCCGTCGCGCCGTGGCCCGACGCGGGCGACTACGACATGTCCTACCCGTCTTCCCTGCCGTCCACGCCGCTGCTGGCGTTGCCCACCCCGACGCTGCTGCGGCCTCACGAGCTGCTGCTCACCGGCCTGGGCGGCTTCCAGTGA